From a region of the Bradyrhizobium diazoefficiens genome:
- a CDS encoding molybdopterin-binding protein → MAKRSFLIPGVDKRLLIKDSIKTMPDVTRRRFIAGGASLGALTLLTGCDVVDSSSAEEMLKQVSKFNDAVQAFIFNPDALAPTFPESAITKPFPFNAYYDLDDAPDVDGKDWKLEVRGLVDNKKSWTLDELYKLPQVSQITRHICVEGWSAIGSWTGTPLRDFLKLIGADTRAKYVWFQCADKDGYNSPLDMRSALHPQTQMTLKYADEILPRAYGYPMKIRVPTKLGFKNPKYVVSMEVTNDYKGGYWEDQGYNSFSGS, encoded by the coding sequence ATGGCCAAGCGTTCATTCCTGATCCCCGGCGTCGACAAGCGACTGCTGATCAAGGATTCCATCAAGACGATGCCTGATGTCACCCGCCGCCGGTTCATCGCGGGTGGCGCCAGCCTCGGCGCATTGACGCTGCTGACCGGCTGCGACGTCGTCGATTCGTCGTCGGCCGAGGAGATGCTGAAGCAGGTGTCGAAGTTCAACGATGCCGTGCAGGCTTTCATCTTCAATCCCGACGCGCTGGCGCCGACCTTTCCCGAGAGCGCGATCACAAAACCGTTTCCGTTCAACGCCTATTACGATCTCGACGACGCGCCTGATGTCGACGGCAAAGACTGGAAGCTCGAGGTCCGCGGTCTCGTCGACAACAAGAAGTCCTGGACGCTGGACGAGCTCTACAAGCTGCCGCAGGTCAGCCAGATCACGCGCCACATTTGCGTCGAGGGCTGGAGCGCGATCGGCAGCTGGACCGGCACGCCCTTGCGCGATTTCCTCAAGCTGATCGGCGCCGACACCCGTGCGAAATACGTCTGGTTCCAGTGCGCCGACAAGGACGGGTACAATTCGCCTTTGGACATGCGCAGCGCGCTGCATCCGCAGACCCAGATGACGCTTAAATATGCGGACGAGATTTTGCCGCGCGCCTACGGCTACCCGATGAAGATCCGCGTGCCGACCAAACTCGGCTTCAAGAACCCGAAATACGTGGTCTCGATGGAAGTCACCAACGACTACAAGGGCGGCTATTGGGAAGACCAGGGCTACAATTCGTTCAGCGGGAGCTAG
- a CDS encoding succinate dehydrogenase iron-sulfur subunit, protein MVEFALPKNSKISGGKTWPKPPGATEVREFRIYRWNPDDGKNPSVDTYYVDTNDCGPMVLDGLIWIKNHIDPSLTFRRSCREGVCGSCAMNIDGQNTLACTRSMHDVKDGAVKINPLPHQPVVKDLVPDLTNFYAQYASIEPWLKTTSPTPQKEWRQTHEDREKLDGLYECILCACCSTSCPSYWWNSERYLGPAALLQANRWVSDSRDEATGERLDNLEDPFRLYRCHTIMNCAKACPKGLNPAEAIAELKLKMVERQI, encoded by the coding sequence ATGGTTGAATTCGCACTTCCGAAGAACTCCAAGATTTCCGGCGGCAAGACCTGGCCGAAGCCCCCGGGCGCGACAGAGGTTCGCGAGTTCCGCATCTATCGCTGGAATCCGGACGACGGCAAGAATCCGAGCGTCGATACCTACTATGTCGATACCAACGATTGCGGTCCGATGGTGCTGGACGGCCTGATCTGGATCAAGAACCACATCGACCCGTCGCTGACCTTTCGCCGCTCCTGCCGCGAGGGCGTCTGCGGCTCCTGTGCCATGAATATCGACGGCCAGAACACGCTCGCCTGCACCCGCTCGATGCACGACGTGAAGGACGGCGCGGTGAAGATCAACCCGCTGCCGCACCAGCCTGTCGTGAAGGACCTCGTTCCTGATCTGACCAACTTCTATGCGCAATACGCCTCGATCGAGCCGTGGCTGAAGACGACCTCGCCGACGCCGCAGAAGGAATGGCGCCAGACCCACGAGGATCGCGAGAAGCTCGACGGCCTCTACGAGTGCATCCTCTGCGCCTGCTGCTCGACCTCCTGCCCGAGCTATTGGTGGAACAGCGAACGCTATCTCGGTCCCGCCGCGCTGCTCCAGGCCAATCGCTGGGTCTCCGATTCGCGCGACGAGGCGACCGGCGAACGGCTCGACAATCTCGAGGATCCGTTCCGCCTCTACCGCTGCCACACCATCATGAACTGCGCCAAGGCCTGCCCGAAGGGGCTGAACCCGGCCGAAGCCATCGCCGAGCTCAAGCTCAAGATGGTCGAGCGCCAGATCTGA
- a CDS encoding YbfB/YjiJ family MFS transporter — MHAPDRPPPNPHPARLILTLSLAATVGLGIGRFAYALVLPDMRETLGWSYSAAGFMNTINAVGYLVGALLASRLIQRVGWAAAIRLGTLACVAALAVCALTGNFVALSLARLVLGLGAAAGFVAGGALAATIAQSRPERANFLLSLFYAGPGIGILSSGLIAPFMLQHFGPGSWWLVWWVLTLLSAAMTVPLFLIRIESGARFSEGSHATFAIRPVLIYLAGYFLFGAGYIAYMTFMIAYVRDGGGGAAAQAAFWSLIGLSAFATPWAWRGVLALDRGGLATAIILGTNALGAALPMLGHSPAWLAVSAVVFGVAFFAVVGSTTAFVRFNYPPQVWPTAIAAMTISFGVGQTLGPIVVGAITDALGSLSYALNVSAALLALGAVAALCQRKVGPAKQSVP, encoded by the coding sequence TTGCACGCCCCTGATCGCCCACCGCCAAACCCGCATCCCGCGCGGCTGATCCTGACGCTGTCGCTGGCCGCCACCGTCGGGCTCGGCATCGGCCGCTTTGCCTATGCGCTGGTGCTGCCAGACATGCGCGAGACCCTCGGCTGGTCCTACTCGGCGGCCGGGTTCATGAACACAATCAACGCCGTCGGCTATCTCGTGGGCGCGCTTTTGGCATCCCGGCTGATCCAGCGCGTCGGTTGGGCGGCCGCGATCCGCCTGGGAACCCTGGCCTGCGTCGCCGCGCTCGCCGTTTGCGCGCTGACCGGCAATTTCGTCGCGCTGAGCCTGGCACGCCTCGTGCTGGGCTTAGGCGCCGCGGCTGGCTTCGTCGCCGGTGGAGCGCTCGCCGCCACCATCGCCCAGTCGCGCCCCGAGCGGGCCAATTTCCTGCTCAGCCTGTTCTATGCCGGGCCCGGCATCGGCATTCTGTCCTCGGGGCTGATCGCCCCGTTCATGCTGCAGCATTTCGGGCCGGGCTCGTGGTGGTTGGTGTGGTGGGTACTGACGCTGCTCTCGGCCGCGATGACCGTGCCGCTGTTCCTGATCCGCATCGAAAGCGGCGCGCGTTTCTCGGAGGGCAGCCACGCCACCTTTGCGATCCGTCCCGTGCTGATCTACCTCGCCGGCTACTTTCTATTCGGCGCGGGCTACATCGCCTACATGACCTTCATGATCGCCTATGTGCGCGACGGCGGCGGCGGCGCCGCGGCGCAGGCGGCATTCTGGAGCCTGATCGGCCTGTCCGCCTTTGCGACGCCCTGGGCCTGGCGCGGCGTGCTGGCGCTCGACCGCGGCGGACTTGCCACCGCCATCATCCTCGGCACCAACGCGCTCGGCGCGGCCTTGCCGATGCTCGGGCACTCGCCGGCATGGCTTGCGGTCTCAGCCGTGGTGTTCGGCGTCGCCTTCTTCGCCGTGGTCGGCTCGACCACGGCCTTCGTCCGCTTCAACTATCCGCCGCAGGTATGGCCGACCGCGATTGCGGCAATGACGATCTCGTTCGGCGTCGGCCAGACGCTCGGGCCGATCGTGGTCGGCGCCATCACGGACGCGCTGGGCAGCTTGAGCTACGCACTGAATGTATCGGCGGCGCTGCTGGCTCTGGGGGCGGTGGCGGCGTTGTGTCAGCGCAAGGTGGGACCAGCCAAGCAATCGGTGCCGTAG
- a CDS encoding SDR family NAD(P)-dependent oxidoreductase, whose translation MTKSGKRVAWVTGGGSGIGEAGAEALAADGWTVVVSGRRQPALDTVVAKITKAGGAAEAIALDVSDAAAAQNAADHIVAKLGRIDLLVNNAGINVPKRSWKDMELEGWDRLVQVNLNGVLYCMRAVLPTMRKQQDGSIINVSSWAGRHVSKMPGPAYTTTKHAVLALTHSFNMDECVNGLRACCLMPGEVATPILKLRPVVPSDEEQARMLQSEDLGRTIAFIASMPARVCINELLISPTHNRGFIQTPQSRD comes from the coding sequence ATGACAAAAAGTGGGAAACGCGTGGCCTGGGTCACGGGCGGCGGCAGCGGGATCGGGGAGGCCGGCGCCGAGGCACTTGCGGCCGACGGCTGGACGGTCGTGGTGTCCGGCCGCCGCCAGCCAGCCCTGGACACCGTGGTCGCCAAGATCACCAAGGCCGGCGGGGCGGCCGAGGCCATTGCGCTGGACGTGTCTGACGCCGCCGCGGCTCAGAACGCGGCCGATCACATCGTCGCGAAACTTGGCCGGATCGACCTGCTCGTGAACAATGCCGGCATCAATGTCCCCAAGCGAAGCTGGAAGGACATGGAACTGGAGGGCTGGGACAGGCTGGTCCAGGTCAATCTCAACGGCGTGCTCTATTGCATGCGCGCAGTGCTGCCGACGATGCGCAAGCAGCAGGACGGCTCGATCATCAACGTGTCGTCCTGGGCCGGCCGCCACGTCTCGAAGATGCCGGGGCCGGCCTACACCACGACCAAGCATGCGGTGCTGGCGCTGACCCATTCCTTCAACATGGACGAATGCGTCAACGGCCTGCGTGCCTGCTGCCTGATGCCGGGCGAGGTGGCGACCCCCATTTTGAAGCTGCGCCCGGTGGTACCGAGCGACGAGGAGCAGGCCAGGATGCTGCAATCCGAAGATCTGGGGCGCACCATTGCGTTCATCGCGAGCATGCCGGCCAGAGTCTGCATCAACGAGCTCCTGATCAGCCCGACGCATAATCGCGGCTTCATCCAGACGCCGCAGAGCAGGGACTAG
- the sdhD gene encoding succinate dehydrogenase, hydrophobic membrane anchor protein, producing the protein MSATDTPKRSMRTPLGRVRNLGAAHSGTSDFWRQRLTGVAMTLLMIPVLVIVMMLLGRNQAGAAQILGSLPIAVILLLFIFASTWHMKIGMQVVIEDYVHNEKLKLTAIMLNNFFSIAVALASTYAILKLSSGV; encoded by the coding sequence ATGAGCGCGACCGATACGCCCAAGCGCAGCATGCGCACCCCGCTCGGCCGCGTCCGCAATCTCGGCGCGGCGCATTCCGGCACCTCCGATTTCTGGCGCCAGCGCCTCACCGGCGTCGCCATGACGCTGCTGATGATCCCGGTGCTGGTGATCGTCATGATGCTGCTCGGCCGCAACCAGGCCGGCGCCGCGCAAATCCTCGGCTCGCTGCCGATCGCGGTGATCCTCCTGCTCTTCATCTTCGCCAGCACCTGGCACATGAAGATCGGCATGCAGGTGGTGATCGAGGACTACGTCCATAACGAGAAGCTGAAGCTCACCGCGATCATGCTCAACAACTTCTTCTCGATCGCCGTGGCACTCGCCTCGACCTACGCGATCCTGAAACTGTCCTCCGGAGTGTAA
- a CDS encoding malonyl-CoA synthase: MNQAANANLFSRLFDGLDDPKRLAIETHDGARISYGDLIARAGQMANVLVARGVKTGDRVAVQVEKSVANIVLYLATVRAGAVYLPLNTAYTLNELDYFIGDAEPSLVVCDPTKAEGLAPIAAKVNARIETLGPDGKGSLTEAADKAGSEFATVPRENDDLAAILYTSGTTGRSKGAMLTHDNLASNSLSLVGYWRFTDKDVLIHALPIYHTHGLFVATNVTLFARASMIFLPKLDPDLMIKLMARATVLMGVPTFYTRLLQNPALSRDTTRHMRLFISGSAPLLAETHREWSARTGHAVLERYGMTETNMNTSNPYDGERVPGAVGFPLPGVSVRVTEPETGKELPREEIGMIEVKGPNVFKGYWRMPDKTKSEFRPDGFFITGDLGKIDNKGYVHILGRGKDLVISGGFNVYPKEIESEIDAMPGVIESAVIGVPHADFGEAVTAVLVCNKGADVTEAAVLKALDGRLAKFKMPKRVFVVDELPRNTMGKVQKNILRDTYKDIYAKK; this comes from the coding sequence ATGAACCAAGCTGCCAACGCCAACCTGTTTTCCCGCCTCTTCGACGGCCTGGACGATCCCAAACGCCTCGCGATCGAGACGCATGACGGCGCGCGTATCAGCTATGGCGACCTCATTGCCCGCGCCGGGCAGATGGCGAATGTGCTGGTCGCGCGCGGCGTGAAGACGGGCGACCGCGTCGCGGTGCAGGTGGAGAAGTCGGTCGCTAACATCGTGCTGTATCTGGCCACGGTGCGGGCCGGCGCGGTCTATCTGCCGCTCAACACCGCCTATACGCTCAACGAGCTCGATTATTTCATCGGCGATGCCGAGCCTTCGCTGGTGGTTTGCGATCCAACCAAGGCCGAAGGCCTTGCCCCGATCGCTGCCAAGGTGAACGCCAGGATCGAGACGCTCGGGCCTGACGGCAAGGGCTCGCTGACGGAGGCCGCCGACAAGGCCGGCAGCGAGTTTGCAACGGTGCCGCGCGAAAACGACGATCTCGCCGCGATTCTCTACACGTCGGGCACCACCGGCCGCTCCAAGGGCGCGATGCTGACCCACGACAATCTCGCGTCGAACTCGCTCTCGCTCGTCGGCTACTGGCGCTTCACCGACAAGGACGTCTTGATCCACGCGCTGCCGATCTATCACACCCATGGCCTGTTCGTGGCCACCAACGTGACGCTGTTCGCGCGCGCGTCGATGATCTTCCTGCCCAAGCTTGATCCGGACCTGATGATCAAGCTGATGGCGCGCGCCACCGTGCTGATGGGCGTGCCGACGTTCTATACCCGTCTGCTTCAGAACCCCGCACTGTCGCGCGACACGACAAGACACATGAGACTGTTCATCTCGGGCTCGGCGCCGCTGCTCGCCGAAACCCATCGCGAATGGTCGGCGCGCACCGGTCACGCCGTGCTCGAGCGCTACGGCATGACCGAGACCAACATGAACACGTCGAACCCCTATGACGGCGAGCGCGTGCCCGGCGCGGTGGGCTTTCCGCTCCCCGGCGTCTCCGTGCGGGTGACAGAGCCCGAGACCGGCAAGGAGCTGCCGCGCGAGGAGATCGGCATGATCGAGGTGAAGGGCCCGAACGTCTTCAAGGGCTACTGGCGCATGCCGGACAAGACCAAATCCGAATTCCGGCCCGACGGCTTCTTCATCACCGGCGATCTCGGCAAGATCGACAACAAGGGCTACGTCCACATTCTCGGCCGCGGCAAGGATCTGGTGATCTCCGGCGGCTTCAACGTCTATCCGAAGGAGATCGAGAGCGAGATCGACGCCATGCCGGGCGTGATCGAATCCGCGGTGATCGGTGTGCCTCATGCCGATTTCGGCGAGGCCGTCACGGCCGTTCTGGTCTGCAACAAGGGCGCCGATGTCACTGAAGCTGCGGTCCTCAAGGCGCTCGACGGTCGGCTCGCAAAATTCAAGATGCCCAAGCGCGTCTTCGTCGTCGACGAACTGCCGCGCAACACCATGGGCAAGGTGCAGAAGAACATTTTGCGCGATACGTACAAGGATATCTACGCGAAGAAATAG
- a CDS encoding cytochrome b/b6 domain-containing protein produces MASLTVTDQQVRATPARAIQPAWVRVMHWINALAMILMILSGWQIYNASPLFGFSFPREYTLGGWLAGGLLWHFAAMWLLMINGLAYLVTGFATGRFRKKLLPITPSGVLHDVRAALTFKLGHDDLTVYNYVQRLLYAGIILVGVLIVLTGLGMWKPVQLHWLVVLFGDYPTARYVHFFCMAAICAFLVVHVLLALLVPKSLRAMIIGR; encoded by the coding sequence ATGGCGAGCCTCACAGTCACCGACCAGCAGGTCAGGGCCACCCCGGCCAGAGCGATCCAGCCAGCCTGGGTACGGGTCATGCACTGGATCAACGCCCTTGCCATGATCCTGATGATCCTGTCCGGCTGGCAGATCTACAACGCCTCGCCGCTGTTCGGCTTCAGTTTTCCGCGCGAGTACACGCTGGGTGGCTGGCTCGCCGGCGGCCTGCTCTGGCACTTTGCGGCGATGTGGCTCTTGATGATCAACGGCCTCGCCTATCTCGTCACGGGTTTTGCCACCGGCCGCTTCCGCAAGAAGCTGCTGCCGATCACGCCGTCGGGCGTGCTCCACGACGTCAGGGCGGCGCTGACCTTCAAGCTCGGCCATGACGATCTCACCGTCTACAATTACGTGCAGCGCCTGCTCTATGCCGGCATCATCCTGGTCGGCGTGCTGATCGTGCTCACGGGGCTCGGGATGTGGAAGCCGGTGCAATTGCACTGGCTCGTGGTGCTGTTCGGCGATTACCCAACCGCGCGCTACGTCCATTTCTTCTGCATGGCCGCGATCTGCGCGTTCCTCGTCGTTCACGTTCTGCTCGCGCTGCTCGTGCCGAAGAGCCTGCGCGCGATGATCATCGGCCGGTAA
- the sdhC gene encoding succinate dehydrogenase, cytochrome b556 subunit, giving the protein MTARIERPLSPHMQVYRWTLTMALSIVHRATGIALYVGTLLLAWWLIAAASGPAAYAHVQAFTGSIIGRLIVFGYTWALMHHMLSGIRHFVWDLGYGFKANEREALTWSALIGGIVLTMLVWIIAYAIGGGR; this is encoded by the coding sequence ATGACCGCACGGATCGAACGACCGCTCTCGCCACACATGCAAGTCTACCGCTGGACGCTGACGATGGCGCTGTCCATCGTCCACCGCGCGACCGGCATCGCCCTTTATGTCGGCACCCTGCTGCTGGCCTGGTGGCTGATTGCAGCGGCCTCCGGCCCGGCCGCTTATGCGCATGTCCAGGCCTTCACCGGCAGCATCATCGGCCGTCTGATCGTGTTCGGCTACACCTGGGCGCTGATGCACCATATGCTGAGCGGCATCCGGCACTTCGTGTGGGACCTCGGCTACGGCTTCAAGGCCAATGAGCGCGAAGCGCTGACCTGGAGCGCGCTGATCGGCGGTATCGTGCTGACGATGCTGGTCTGGATCATCGCCTATGCGATCGGAGGCGGACGATGA
- the sdhA gene encoding succinate dehydrogenase flavoprotein subunit yields the protein MATTTNGSGNGAPATNGKAYPIEDHTYDVVVVGAGGAGLRAVVGCSEAGLRTACITKVFPTRSHTVAAQGGISASLGNMHKDDWRWHMYDTVKGSDWLGDQDAIEYMVRNAPDAVYELEHWGVPFSRTEDGKIYQRPFGGMTMDYGKGQAQRTCAAADRTGHAMLHTMYGQSLRHAAEFFIEFFAIDLIMDDQGVCRGVIALRLDDGTLHRFRAQTVILATGGYGRAYASCTSAHTCTGDGGGMVLRAGLPMQDMEFVQFHPTGIYGSGCLVTEGARGEGGYLVNSEGERFMERYAPSAKDLASRDVVSRAMTIEIREGRGVGKKKDHIFLHLDHLDPAVLAERLPGISESAKIFANVDVTREPIPIVPTVHYNMGGIPTNYHGEVLTKKNGDDNAIIPGLMAIGEAACVSVHGANRLGSNSLIDLVVFGRAAALRLAEKLTPNAEQPELPANSAELALGRLDHYRYASGGTPTAKLREGMQHVMQNNCAVFRTGEVLSEGQNLIAKVHSGITDIAVSDRSLVWNSDLVETLEFDNLISQAVVTMNSAANRTESRGAHAREDFSERDDKNWMKHTLAWLDDAGKVKIEYRPVHDYTMTNDVQYIPPKARVY from the coding sequence ATGGCCACCACAACGAATGGCTCGGGCAACGGCGCTCCGGCCACCAACGGCAAAGCCTATCCGATCGAAGACCACACCTATGACGTCGTCGTGGTCGGCGCCGGCGGCGCGGGCTTGCGCGCGGTGGTCGGCTGCAGCGAAGCCGGTCTTCGTACCGCCTGCATCACAAAAGTGTTTCCGACCCGCTCGCACACGGTTGCGGCGCAGGGCGGTATCTCGGCTTCGCTCGGCAACATGCACAAGGACGATTGGCGCTGGCACATGTACGACACCGTGAAGGGGTCGGACTGGCTCGGCGACCAGGACGCGATCGAATACATGGTGCGCAACGCGCCTGACGCGGTTTACGAGCTGGAGCATTGGGGCGTGCCGTTCTCGCGCACCGAGGACGGCAAGATCTACCAGCGTCCGTTCGGCGGCATGACCATGGACTATGGCAAGGGCCAAGCGCAGCGCACCTGCGCCGCCGCCGACCGCACCGGCCACGCCATGCTGCACACGATGTACGGCCAGTCGCTGCGCCACGCAGCCGAGTTCTTCATCGAGTTCTTCGCCATCGACTTGATCATGGACGATCAGGGGGTTTGTCGCGGCGTCATCGCGCTCAGGCTCGACGACGGCACGCTGCATCGCTTCCGCGCCCAGACCGTGATCCTGGCCACCGGCGGCTACGGCCGCGCTTACGCCTCCTGCACCTCCGCGCACACCTGCACCGGCGATGGCGGCGGCATGGTGCTGCGCGCCGGCCTGCCGATGCAGGACATGGAGTTCGTGCAGTTCCACCCGACCGGCATCTACGGCTCGGGCTGTCTCGTCACCGAAGGCGCGCGCGGCGAAGGCGGCTATCTCGTCAACTCCGAAGGCGAGCGCTTCATGGAGCGCTATGCGCCGTCAGCCAAGGACCTCGCTTCGCGCGACGTCGTCTCGCGCGCGATGACCATCGAGATCCGCGAAGGGCGCGGCGTCGGCAAGAAGAAGGACCACATCTTCCTGCATCTCGACCACCTCGATCCCGCGGTGCTGGCCGAGCGGCTGCCGGGCATCTCCGAGTCCGCAAAGATCTTCGCCAATGTCGACGTGACACGCGAGCCGATCCCGATCGTGCCGACCGTGCACTACAATATGGGCGGCATCCCCACGAACTATCACGGTGAGGTGCTGACCAAGAAGAACGGCGACGACAACGCAATCATCCCCGGCCTGATGGCGATCGGCGAAGCCGCCTGCGTCTCCGTGCACGGCGCCAACCGGCTCGGCTCGAACTCGCTGATCGATCTCGTCGTGTTCGGGCGCGCCGCGGCGCTCCGCCTCGCCGAGAAGCTCACGCCCAACGCCGAACAGCCGGAGCTGCCGGCGAACTCGGCCGAACTCGCGCTCGGTCGTCTCGACCATTACCGCTACGCCTCCGGCGGCACGCCAACCGCGAAACTGCGCGAAGGCATGCAGCACGTGATGCAGAACAATTGCGCGGTGTTCCGCACCGGCGAGGTGCTGAGCGAAGGCCAGAACCTGATCGCGAAGGTCCACAGCGGCATCACCGACATCGCCGTGTCCGACCGCTCGCTGGTGTGGAATTCGGACCTCGTCGAGACGCTCGAGTTCGACAATCTGATCTCGCAGGCGGTGGTGACGATGAACTCGGCCGCCAACCGCACCGAGAGCCGCGGCGCCCATGCCCGCGAGGACTTCTCCGAACGCGACGACAAGAATTGGATGAAGCACACGCTGGCCTGGCTGGACGATGCCGGCAAGGTCAAGATCGAGTACCGCCCGGTTCACGACTACACCATGACCAACGACGTGCAGTACATCCCGCCGAAGGCGCGCGTGTACTGA
- a CDS encoding sulfite exporter TauE/SafE family protein: MIAGLDIREIVELALLLIATGALSGFLAGVFGIGGGAILVPVLYECFRIVGVPLEVRMPLCIGTSLAIIVPTSLRSFQAHYRRGAVDMAILRLWWLPIVIGVVAGSVVARYAPERLFKIVFVCVAYAAAARLMFARESWKLGGDLPEGFLMRVYGFCVGILSTLMGIGGGLFSNLLMTFYGRPIHQAVATSSALAVLISIPGALGYIYAGWPAAANYPSVAALQVPFALGYVSLLGAALVMPMSLVTAPLGVRAAHAMSKRTLELAFGCYLFIVGSRFVLSLAGGH; this comes from the coding sequence GTGATTGCCGGTCTTGATATCAGGGAGATCGTCGAGCTTGCGCTGCTGCTGATTGCAACCGGCGCGCTCTCGGGATTCCTGGCCGGCGTGTTTGGCATCGGCGGCGGCGCGATTCTCGTGCCGGTGCTCTACGAATGCTTCCGCATCGTCGGCGTGCCGCTGGAGGTACGGATGCCGCTCTGCATCGGCACCTCGCTCGCGATCATCGTTCCGACCTCGCTTCGCTCATTCCAGGCGCACTACCGGCGTGGCGCGGTCGACATGGCGATCCTGCGCCTCTGGTGGCTGCCGATCGTCATCGGCGTTGTCGCCGGCAGCGTGGTGGCACGCTACGCGCCGGAGCGGCTGTTCAAGATCGTCTTCGTCTGCGTCGCCTACGCCGCTGCAGCGCGGCTCATGTTCGCGCGCGAGAGCTGGAAGCTTGGAGGTGACCTGCCAGAGGGATTTCTGATGCGTGTCTACGGTTTCTGCGTCGGCATCCTCTCGACGCTGATGGGCATCGGCGGCGGGCTGTTCTCCAATCTTCTGATGACGTTCTACGGCCGTCCGATCCATCAGGCGGTGGCGACCTCGTCGGCGCTCGCGGTGCTGATCTCGATCCCCGGCGCGCTCGGCTACATCTATGCCGGCTGGCCGGCAGCGGCGAATTATCCCAGCGTTGCAGCGCTACAAGTTCCGTTCGCGCTCGGCTACGTCTCGCTGCTTGGCGCCGCGCTGGTGATGCCGATGAGCCTCGTTACGGCGCCGCTCGGCGTGAGAGCCGCGCACGCGATGTCGAAGCGCACGCTGGAACTGGCGTTCGGGTGTTATCTGTTTATCGTTGGAAGCCGGTTCGTGCTGAGTCTGGCGGGCGGACACTAA